A window of the Candidatus Syntrophoarchaeum caldarius genome harbors these coding sequences:
- a CDS encoding hydrolase, TatD family, translated as MNIIDSHCHLDFKRFDKDRDAVIRRAEEAGLSLIINSGVDYATNLSTLELASSYGMIRATLGLNPNMIAETDVNRTLDLIEERAGDALGIGEVGLDYYRNKVPKSRQKEVFLQTIELARRLDMPLILHSRDAEDVCFELVRDLDRVIFHCYGGTASLMEKVVQKNFYISLATVICYSEDHRKVVERVPLENLLIETDSPFLSPFRGKRNEPAYVIEAAREIARVKGIEMEEVAAFSLQNVKQVYNI; from the coding sequence ATGAATATCATAGATTCTCACTGTCATCTCGACTTCAAGCGCTTTGATAAGGATCGAGACGCTGTCATAAGGCGGGCAGAGGAGGCAGGACTCAGCCTCATCATAAACTCAGGTGTGGATTACGCAACAAACCTGAGTACACTTGAGCTTGCATCCTCTTATGGTATGATCAGGGCAACGCTCGGTCTGAACCCTAACATGATCGCTGAGACTGATGTAAATCGCACATTAGATCTGATCGAAGAACGGGCAGGCGATGCGCTTGGAATTGGAGAGGTGGGACTTGATTACTACAGAAATAAGGTACCAAAAAGCAGGCAGAAAGAGGTCTTCCTGCAGACGATTGAGCTTGCAAGACGACTTGATATGCCGCTCATCCTCCACTCAAGAGATGCAGAAGATGTATGCTTCGAACTTGTTAGAGACCTTGACAGGGTCATATTTCACTGCTATGGTGGTACTGCATCCCTGATGGAAAAAGTTGTTCAGAAAAACTTTTATATTTCACTTGCAACGGTTATATGCTACTCCGAAGATCACAGAAAAGTTGTTGAGCGTGTTCCACTTGAAAATCTCCTGATTGAGACGGACAGCCCGTTTCTGTCACCTTTTAGGGGCAAGAGAAATGAGCCGGCATATGTCATCGAAGCAGCGCGCGAGATTGCAAGGGTAAAGGGGATTGAGATGGAAGAGGTCGCAGCGTTCTCGCTTCAGAATGTAAAGCAGGTTTATAATATTTGA
- a CDS encoding protein containing Isopropylmalate/citramalate/homocitrate synthase, which yields MNVRFIKPDGKSETMTYYPDVLRGESVRIFDTTLRDGEQTPGIAFTLEEKVEIARQLDKLGVDVIEAGFPISSHDEQTAVKTITKEGFDATICGLARVIREDIDACIDADVDMVHVFVSTSDIQRETTIMKSRDEVCEISVESVEYVKSHGVQCLFSAMDASRTDLDYLIRIFKLVEEAGVDAINVPDTVGVLVPSMMYNLMSQIRENITVPLDVHCHNDFGLAVANTLMAVEAGARQVQVAINGLGERAGNANLAEVVMSLHSIYGAKTGIRTEYLYETSKILERLTGMHILPNTPIVGENAFSHESGIHAHGVLKASATFEPGIMTPEMVGHKRRIVVGKHTGAHAVAEKLNDVGIEVTQEQLEEILNRVKEVGSKGKMVTDADLYTIAEVVLGELGEQEQVLKLKELSVMTGTCMTSTAVVRAIVRGKERAVAEIGVGPVDAALNAVKSLFSEFETVKLRDLRIDAITGGSDALADVMIAVEDEKGRIVTARGVREDIVLASVDALVSGINRLFFRKKRN from the coding sequence GTGAACGTGAGATTTATAAAACCTGATGGTAAGAGTGAGACGATGACCTATTATCCTGATGTACTTCGTGGAGAATCAGTGCGGATATTTGATACAACACTGCGTGATGGAGAACAGACGCCAGGTATCGCATTTACGCTCGAGGAAAAGGTTGAGATAGCACGTCAGCTTGACAAACTCGGAGTGGATGTGATTGAAGCAGGCTTTCCAATATCCTCGCATGACGAACAGACCGCAGTTAAAACAATCACGAAAGAAGGTTTTGATGCGACGATATGCGGGCTTGCTCGGGTTATACGGGAAGATATAGACGCATGCATCGATGCAGATGTGGATATGGTGCACGTTTTTGTCTCAACCTCTGATATACAGCGTGAAACTACGATCATGAAGAGCAGGGACGAGGTCTGTGAGATCTCGGTTGAGTCTGTGGAGTATGTGAAGAGTCATGGCGTTCAGTGCCTCTTCTCTGCGATGGATGCAAGCCGTACAGATCTGGATTATCTCATCAGGATATTTAAGCTTGTTGAGGAAGCGGGTGTTGATGCAATCAATGTACCTGATACTGTCGGAGTGCTGGTGCCATCCATGATGTACAATCTGATGAGCCAGATACGGGAAAATATAACGGTACCACTGGATGTTCACTGCCACAATGACTTTGGACTGGCTGTTGCAAACACTCTGATGGCCGTAGAAGCTGGGGCGCGCCAGGTACAGGTTGCAATAAACGGTCTCGGCGAGCGGGCGGGTAATGCCAACCTTGCAGAGGTTGTGATGAGTCTCCATTCGATATACGGTGCAAAGACCGGTATTCGAACCGAGTATCTCTACGAGACATCAAAGATCCTTGAGCGGTTAACAGGAATGCACATCCTGCCAAATACACCGATCGTGGGGGAGAACGCATTCTCGCACGAATCTGGTATCCATGCACATGGTGTCCTCAAGGCAAGCGCGACGTTTGAACCGGGAATCATGACCCCAGAGATGGTGGGGCACAAACGAAGGATCGTTGTTGGCAAACACACAGGTGCACACGCAGTCGCCGAGAAGCTTAATGATGTCGGGATCGAGGTTACACAAGAGCAACTTGAAGAGATACTTAATCGAGTAAAAGAAGTCGGTTCAAAGGGAAAAATGGTGACAGATGCGGATCTTTACACGATAGCAGAGGTTGTTCTTGGCGAACTTGGTGAACAGGAGCAGGTGCTCAAGCTGAAGGAACTATCCGTCATGACAGGAACATGTATGACATCGACTGCGGTTGTACGTGCCATAGTTCGCGGCAAAGAGCGTGCTGTTGCTGAGATCGGCGTTGGTCCTGTTGATGCCGCCCTGAACGCTGTTAAGAGTCTTTTTAGCGAGTTTGAGACGGTCAAGCTCAGGGACCTCAGGATCGACGCAATAACCGGTGGTTCTGATGCGCTTGCTGATGTGATGATCGCTGTAGAGGATGAGAAAGGGAGAATTGTGACCGCTCGTGGTGTGCGTGAGGATATTGTCCTTGCGTCGGTTGATGCGCTTGTTTCTGGTATAAACCGGTTGTTTTTCAGAAAGAAGAGGAATTAA